TGTTTGTACATTGATACTCCTCCCGGCCCGGCATCTCGTCGCAGACCTGTCAGCGCTGATCCATCCGCAGAATGGTCAGCGTTTCTTTTTCTTTGCCGCGCCCCCTTTTGGGGCCGCAGCGGCCGGCGCTGCCGGCTTGGCCGGTTCGGCCACTTCAAACTTGCCGATCGCAATGAGCTGGACACGCGCATTGGCAGGCGACGCCGGGCGATTGACATCCTGCAACTGTTCTTCGCCCAGACCAAGAGCCTGAAGCCGCTTCGGCGATACCTTGAAGGTGTTCACCAGGACATCCCGAACCGATTCCGCGCGCCGCTGACTCAGGATCAGATTGTGGTCACGCCTTCCGGCGGATTCGACATGATCGACGATCAGATAGCGGTAGGGCCGCAATTTCGGATCGGTCAGCGCATCGGCGATGCTGCCGATCGTCTGGTAGGAGGCCGGCCGGATCAGGGAAGAGTCCTGGTCGAACACGACGTCGAAACGGATTTGCGGCAGTTTGGTCAGTTGAGGCACGATCGGTGGGCGCTTCTGCGGCTGGGCGTCGGCCCTTGCCTTGATGCGATCGGCAGCCTGCTGCTTCAGAGCAGCCAGATCGATATCCGACTCGGCTTCGACGGCAAGTTTCTCGATGATGTCTCCGCTCGACATCGCCGTTTGCGCCCGGCCCGGCACCATCGGCAAGGCAAGCGGCGCCGATGCGCCGAGCACGAGAGCGATGCCGCGCAGCTTCTTCTCCCAAAGCATCAGCGATACCCCGCTGCGCTGATCGCCTTGTTGCAGTTCGGGGTCGCCTTCTTGGTCGCCTCCAACAGGCATTGCAGACCCTTGACGGGATCCTCCCGAACCTCGCCGCACAGGTGTTTAAATTCCCAATTGCACAGTTTTAGAAGGGAGGTCCGCGCGGTAATGCGCTGCTGGATGGCGCCGAAGGCCTGGGGATAATCGGCCTTGCACTTCGCCGACACCACGTCCTGGTTGCGGCCCAGGCACTCCTTCAGGCGCGTCGCATCGAGATTGACGCCGCGGCAATTGTCATCGATGTCCTTGCCGCAGCTCGCGGCCAGCATGGCCGCAGCCTCCTCGAATTTCATGGACTGCTGCGCCGCCGCAAGCGAAGGCGCCAATACCGCAATTATGAACAGGAAAAGCCGGATTCGGGTCATGCCCTCACCTCACACAAGGAGGGTAGCGATGGTCAAGTGTTCTGTTTGATATGGCTACGTTACCACCCCTGCTATTGCGCCGCAGCAAATCGTCGCGGGTAGCCCGAGGGCGCTTGCCCCGATATGCAGTACTCCCATGCCCATCGGCCCGCATCATGACAGGGTGACGACACCATGAGTTCGACCGCCGCTTTCCTGGCTTCCTTTGCCTCGATCCTGATCGGCGCGGCCATCGGCATGGGCCTGAAGCGCTTCCTGCCCGCCGGTGTGCTCGACGGCGGCTCGAAGGAGGCCGTCCGCCTCGGCGCCGGCTTTCTTTCGACCCTCTCCGCGCTGGTCATCGGCCTGATGATCGCGTCGGCGAAAAACTCCTACGACAGCCAGAATACCAACATCCGGCAGCTCGGTGCCAATGTCGTGCTGGTCGACCAGATGCTCCTGAAATATGGGCCGGAAACCAAAACAGCGCGAACGCTGCTGCGGGAGCTGATCTCGACGGCCGCCTCCCGCATCTGGGAGGAGAATGCCGAGCGCAACAGGCACGAATCGACCTTCGTCGTCAGCGGGACTGCAGATCGGTTCTACAACGCGGTTGAGGGCCTGACGCCGGCCAACGAAGAACAGACCTCGCTGAAGTCGCGTATCGTCCAGGCTACCACCGAGATCGGCCGGACGCGGGTACTCGTCTTCACGCAGAGCGACAACGCGATCCCGGTGCCGTTCTTCATCGTGCTCACGTTCTGGCTGGTGGTGATTTTTGCAAGCTTCAGCGTGTTCGCCGAACCGAGCCCCATCGTGATCGCGTCCATTCTGGTTTTCGCATTCTCCGTATCGAGCGCGCTGTTCCTGATCGTCGACCTCAGCCAGCCCTTTGACGGCTTGATGCAGATCTCGAACCATCACCTGCACATGGTGCTGCCGAAGATCGAGTAGCGCGAACACAAGCCTATCCGGACCATCCGCCGGCCATTATCCTCTGCGGCAAAAGCAGATCGGGAGCGAAACGTCTTGATGCGTAAATCCGGTTTTGATGCTGAATTCGATGTCGTCGTGGTAGGCGGCGGTTCCGCCGGCTGCGTGCTGTCGGCGCGACTGACGGAAAATCCAAAAGTGTCGCTTTGCGTCATCGAGGCCGGCGGACGCGATCGCAATCCCTGGATTCACATTCCGATGGGTTTCGGCAAACTGGTCCCGAACCCGAAGATGAACTGGGGTTACGAAACCGAGCCCGAACCAGGTCTCGGCGGCCGAACCGTGATCTGGCCACGCGGCAAGGTTTTGGGCGGCTCCGGTTCCATCAACGGCCTCGTCTTCCTGCGCGGCGCGCCCACCGACTATGACGAATGGCAGCGCCTCGGCGCGCGCGGCTGGAGCTACCAGGACGTACTGCCCTATTTCAAGCGGATGGAGCACAGCGTTGATGGCGCCAACGCGTGGCACGGCACCGGCGGCCCGATGACGGTGTCGAACATCAAACGCCCCTCGACGACAGCACGGGCATTTGTGGAGGCCTGCGAGCGCCTGCAGTATCCGCGCAACCCCGACTTCAACGGCGAGCGCATTGACGGCGTCGGCTTCGCACCTCTCAATGTCCACAATGGCTGGCGCCGCTCGACGGCGGTCGGATATCTCAAGCCGAACCTCAAGCGGAAAAATCTCGAGCTGATGACGAAAACCCGGGTCCGCCGCATCCTGTTCGACGGAAGCCGCGCCATCGGCGTCGAGATCGAGCGTGACGGCCAGATCCAGCGCATCGGCGCGCGACGCGAGCTAGTCGTTTCGGGCGGCGCAATCAATTCTCCGGTGCTGCTGCTCGCCTCCGGCATCGGCCCGGCCACAGAACTGACGAAGCTTGGCATCGACGTGAAATGCGATCTTCCCGGCGTCGGCAAGAATCTGCAGGACCATTATCAGTCAAGCTTCACGTTCAAGACCAACGCGACCGATACCCTGAACGAAGCCGTGATGAACCCGGCCAAGTCGGTAAAACTCGCGTTCGAATGGCTGCTCAGGGGATCCGGACAACTCTCGGTCGGCGCGACCGAAGCGACGCTGTTTGCGAAATCAGCCCCCTCCGAGCCGGTGCCTGACATCCAGTACCAGTGCCTCAATTTTTCGACTGATGGCTTCAAGACCGGCCTGCATCGCTGGCCGGGATTTACCTTCATCTTCAGCGTCTGCCGGCCGAAAAGCCGCGGTGAAATTACGCTGCGCGACGCGGAGGGGCGCACGCCACCGCGCATCCAGGCCAATTACCTGACCGACCCCGACGACATGCGCATCATGCTGGCGGCCTTTCGCATTGCCCGACAAATCGTCGCGGCCGAGCCATTCCGCTCGCTGGTGACCGAACAGATCAGGCCCGCTCCGGAGATCACGAGCGACGAACAGATAGCCGATTACGTCCGGAAGTTCGGCTCGACCGTCTATCATCCCTGCGGCACCTGCCGGATGGGCGAGGATGACGGAGCCGTCGTCGATAGCCAGCTCCGCGTTCGCGGCATCGATGGTCTCCGGGTCGTCGACGCCTCCGTCGTGCCGACGATGCCCTCGCCGAACATTCACCCGGCGACGATCATGGTCGCGGAGAAGAGCTCAGATATCATCGCCAGGACGCTGGCGAACTGACCGTCGCAAAAACTCAACGGCGATCAATTCGTCTGCGCCGCCGGCACCTTGATCTCCTGTGGCAGGATAATCGCAGCCACGATCACCAGCAGGCACAGCGCGCCGAACGCCTGCAGCATGGTGACGAAGCCGCCCTTCTCGTAAAGCCACGCCACCAGGCCGACGGAAGCGCCCGCCGCGGTGAAGCCGATGAAGTAGCGTATCGAATAGGCGCGCGAGCGCCATTCCTCGCTGGTGTATTTGCCGACCATGGCGTCATTGACGGTGACCTGGCCGAACGCGCCCATGACGATGCCGATCGAGGCGATGATCAGTGGCAGGTTCGACAGTGTGGCTGCGAAATAAATGAACGGAGCCAGCATGAATGACAGCGGCAGCATCACGGTTTTCAGCGAGTAGTGGTCGATCAATCTACCGATCGTATATTGTGTCATCGCGCCGAACACATAGACGCCGGCCGCGATGACTCCGAGCAGCGCCGGGCTTTGGGTCACGCCGGCGAGCCGCTCGGCGAACAGTTTTGGCATCGCCACCGTGATTGCGTTGAAGGTGGTCGATATCGCGATCACCACGATCAGCAAGGCCAGTAACACCCGCCACATGTCCTGCTTGGCCACCCTCGCCTGCGCCGCCGCCTGCTTGGTGCCGGTTCGGTCCTCGTGCACCACCATCAGCGCGAAGGCCACGCCGATCAGGATGGTGACGACCCCCGGGACGATAAAGGCCCAGCGCCAGCCGAGATACTGCCCGATCACGCCGGTGACCAGCGCCGAGGACGCCACGCCGAGATTGCCCCAGACGCCATTCAGACCCATCTCGCGGCCGAGCTTGTCGGCATAGGACACGATCATCGCGGTGCCGACCGGATGATAGATCGAGGCGAACAGGCCGATCGCCAGCAGCGCCGCGCCGAGCTGCAGCGGCGTTTGCACGAAGCCGACGGCGATCATCGACGCGCCGATACCCCAAAAGAAGATCACCATCATGTGGCGGCGGCTCCAGCGGTCGCCGAGCCAGCCGGTGATCAGCGAACCCGCGCCGAAGGCGACGAAGCCCGGGGTGGCGTAAGGCAATAGTTCCGAATAGGCCATGCCGAGCGCCGGCCCCATGATGATGACGGCGGCGGCGAAAATCAGCATCGCATAATGGTCGATGAAATGGGCGGCGTTAACGAAGGTGATCACCCGGCTGGGGCTGTTCATGGTCGATTCCCGAATCCCGCAATTTTCCGAAATAGGTTATACGGGGTTGTCCTGACGGGATGTCGCCAATGAATATCGCCGAAAAGCCAATTGCCGCCATTATCGGACGCCTGACCTCAACCGGCGACGGCATCCACATGATCGCCAACGGCTACAGGAAGGGCTTCCGGATCCATACCCACATGCACCGCGAGGCGCAGCTGGTTTATGCGGCCAAGGGCACGATGCAGGTGACGACCCCGAAAGGCCGCTGGCTGGTGCCGCCGGATCGCGCGGTCTGGGTCCCTGCCCTGTCGGAACATGCGATCGACGTGCTCGCCGATATCGAGATGCGGACGCTCTATTTCGAGCTCGACTGGCTGCAGCGCGAAGCGCGCAGCCACAGCCTGGATGCGGAATTCGTGGTGCGGGTGTCGCCGCTGCTGCATCAGACGATTCTCGCCCTGTTCGACGATCGGGGCGACCGTGAACGAACCGCGCTGTTGCTGCGACTGGCGATGATGGAGTTGGACCAGGCGGAGGATTCCGCCACCTTCATCCCGCTGCCGCGTGAGCCGCGCTGCCGGCGCGCCGCCGACATCGTGCTGGCGGACCCGACCGGCGACCATGAGATCGAGACGCTGGCGCACGAGGTCGGGACCTCGGTGCGGACGCTGTCACGCCTGTTCTCGTCGGAGACGCAATTGAGCTTCAAGAGCTGGTGCCAGCGCGCCCGGATCGCGGCGGCAATCGAGAGGCTGTCGACGGACGCCGGCGTCTCGGTCAAGCAGCTTGCCTCGGATTTAGGCTATGCCAGCGTGCCTGCGTTTTCCCATGCCTTCCGGCAGGTTACCGGAAAAACGCCGACGGAATTTGCCGGGAAGGAATAAACGCCCGACTTAGAGGCATGACATATTTACGTACGATCCATACGCTTGATTGTGATCGGCACCGTCCTAAATCTCATATAAGATTCCGCAATATCAGCTGGATTCGACCCACCGCATGGCCAACGCCTTTTTTTCCGACCTTCTCTCGACGATATCAGAACGTGGCCGCACGCTGCTTCGGCGGGGCGAGCCGTCAGTCGCCCGGCAAGACGCCGCCGAACTGCTTGAATTATGCAAGGCGCTGCTGTCCGGCCGCGGCGAAGCGTCCGGCACCGCGATGGCGCGCGAGGTGCTCGATCGCTACCACGACCTCGACGCCGCCGGCCGGCTTACCTTTTTCGAAACGCTGGCGAGAGACTTCGGCCCCGACCGCGAAAAACTGTCGCAGGCGATCGAGAGCTGGCGCAGCCAGCCGAACGACAGCGATGCCAGCGACCTTCACTTTGCTTCCGAGCCGCAGCGGCAGGAGCTGATCCGCAGGCTCAACCGCGCGCCGGGCGGCACCAGCGATTTGGTGGCGATGCGCGCCGACCTGCTTGCCCTGATGAAGGGCAACAAGGATCTGGCCGCGCTCGACCGCGATGTGGTGCATCTACTGTCTTCTTGGTTCAACAGGGGATTTCTCGTGCTGCGCAGGATAGACTGGTCGACGCCAGCGAATATTCTGGAACAGATCATCCGTTATGAGGCCGTGCACGAAATCCGCGACTGGAACGATCTGCGCCGCCGCATCGATCCCGTAGACCGCCGCTGCTACGCCTTCTTCCATCCCCAGCTCAACGATGACCCGCTGATCTTCGTCGAGGTCGCGCTGACCGAAACGATTCCGACCGCGATTGCGCCGCTGCTCGCCGCCGAGCGGCAGCTGGTGCCGGTCGAGCGCGCGCGGACCGCCGTGTTCTATTCAATCTCGAATACGCAAAAGGGGCTTGGCGGCATTTCCTTCGGCAGCTTCCTGATCAAGCAGGTGGTCGAGGAATTGCGGCGCGAATTGCCCAAGCTGGATACGTTCATCACGCTGTCGCCGGTGCCGGGCTTCATGCAATGGCTGAAGCAGGCCGAAGACATTCCGGTCAGCGACGAGGAACGGACGCTGCTGGAAGCCCTCGACAGGCCGGACTGGTTCGAGAACGCGGAACTGACTGCGCAATTGCGGGCTGTGGTCGAGCCGCTGGCGGCGCATTATTTCCTCAAAGCACGGACGCCGAAAGGCCGGCTGATCGATTCGGTGGCGCGCTTCCACATCGGCAACGGCGCGCGGTTGGAGAAGATCGACTGGCTCGGCGACCTCTCGCCCAAGGGCCTGCGTGAATCCGCAGGCGTCATGGTCAATTATCTCTACCGGCTCGAGGATATCGAGAAGAACCACGAGGCCTACGCCAATCAGGGCGAGATCGCAGCGTCAGGCGCCGTGAGGAAGCTGCTCAAAACCGAAGGCCGGCGATTGCTGGATATGCGGCTGTCGTAGTCCGCCGGCGGATTTCATTCTTCGCTGAATTGGAAACCATGTTGCAATGGCCGATGGCGTCGCACGGCCGATAAGCCCGGCAGAGCGGATCGACGCCATCGACGTATTGCGGGGCGTTGCCTTGCTTGGCGTTCTTGCAATCAACGTCGTGACGATATTTCGCGTTTCGATCTTTGAACGGTTCCTTTCCCACCAGCCTACGAGATCGCCGATCGACAGGGCCGTCGAAACGATCTTGATGCTGTTCGTCGATCTGAAGGCGCTTGCGCTGTTTTCGCTGCTGTTCGGCACGGGCCTTGCCATCCAGTTCGAGCGGCTTGCAAAGAGCGAGCGCCGCACGTCGCTGCTCGTGCGCCGGCTCGTTGTGTTGCTGGCGTTCGGGCTGATTCATCTTTGCCTGATATGGAACGGCGACATTCTCACCGAATATGCGCTTGCCGGCCTGATCGTCCTGCCGTTCCTGTTTGGTCCGCGCTGGCTGCTGGCGCTCGCCGCGCTGGCGTCTCTCGGATTGTACCTTGAGATGCAGGTCTTTCCCCCGTCCGGATGGTGGCCCGGCACGGTCGCGCTAAGGCAGGATATCGCGGAGGCGCATCGCATCTATCCGACGGGCGGCTTCCTCGACGTGCTGGCATTCCGGCTTCGCGAGCTTCCCCTTTTCGCTTCCCTGCACGCCTTTATCTTTCCGCGCACGATCGGGTTGTTTCTTCTCGGCGCGTTCGCCTGGCGCACCGGCATTCTGCGAAAACCGCCTCACCATCTGCTCTTCTCGATCGCCGCCGCGTGTATCAGCCTTGGCGCGGCATTGATCCTTTTCGAGGCCGGCGGCTACATTAGGGTCGGCCGGATCGGCACCCTGGCGGAACCTCTCGGCACCATCCTGCTGGCACTGGGCTATGGTGCTGGTATCATCGGCATCGCCAATCTCGAGCGCGGGAAGATGCTGCTCGGCTGGGCCGCGCCGCTGGGGCGCATGGCCTTCACCAACTACCTCGCGCAATCCCTGATCTTCGGCTGGATCTTTTATGGCTACGGTCTCGGCCTGTTCGACCGCCTCAGCGTTGCCAGCGCACTCGCCATCGGCGTTGCCGTCTACATCGGACAGATATTTTTCAGCGCCTGGTGGCTGCGCCGCTACCGCTACGGTCCGGTCGAATGGCTGTGGCGCACGCTGATGTATGGCGTGCGACAGCCGATGCGGCAGACTGCCTAGCGCCGGCTCAGATTTTGTATTCGTAGAGCAAGCGGGCGCGAATGGTGCCTTCCAGCGCCCGGATGTCCGCGAGCACACGCTGGCCGTCGGCTGCGGAGGCATCGGCGTCGAGCACCACATAGCCCACGTCGTGGTCGGTCTCGTAATATTGCGCGGCAATGTTGACTGAGTGGCGCGCGAGCACTTCGTTCAGACGCCCGAGCATGCCCGGCAGATTGCGCTGCACCTGAATGAACCGCGTGCCCGATGGCCGCGCCGGCAGCTGGACCTGGGGGAAATTGACGGCGCCCATTGTTGAGCCGGAATCGCTGTAGTCGACCAGCTTTCGGGCCACTTCGGCGCCGATGCGCTCCTGCGCCTCTTCGGTCGAGCCGCCGATGTGCGGAGTCAGGATGACATTTTCCAGACCCTGCAGCGGTGACACGAAGCGATCCGCATTCGAGCGCGGCTCGACTGGAAAAACGTCGACCGCGGCGCCACGAAGCCTGCCTTCGCGCAGCGCGTCCGCGAGCGCGTCAAGGTCAACCACCGTGCCGCGACTGTTGTTGATGAAATACGCGCCAGGCTTGATCGCCGCAATCTCCTCGCGCCCGATCATGCCATGCGTGGCTGACGTCTCCGGCACATGCAACGTCACGACGTCGCTTTGTGCCAGCAGATCACGCAAGCTCGCGGTCGGCTCGGTGTTGCCATGACGAAGCTTGTCCGTGTGATCGTAGAAAATCACCCTCATTCCCAGCGCTTCCGCAAGGTTTGAGAGCTGCGAGCCGATATTGCCGTATCCGATGATGCCGAGCGTCTTGCCCCTGACCTCATAGCTGTCGTTTGCGGACTTGTCCCAACGTCCCTGATGCGCTGCATTGGAACGCGCGACGATCCGGCGCAGCAGAATGACGATCTCGCCTATTACCAGCTCCGCGACGCTTCGCGTGTTGGAAAACGGTGCGTTAAATACGGGAATCCCGCTTTGGCGAGCGGCGTCAACATCCACCTGATTGGTGCCGACACTGAAGCATCCGATCGCGATGAGGCGGTCCGCGGCCTCCAGAACGTCCGTGGTGATCTGCGTGCGTGAGCGGATGCCCAACAGGTGCACGCCCTTGATGGCTTCCTTGAGCGCATCGCCTTCCAGCGCCTTGGACAAGCGCGTCATGCTGGAATAGCCCGCAGCCTCGATCAGCTGCACGGCGCTGTCGTTGACGCCTTCGAGGAGCAAGACCCGGATCTTGTCCTTTGCGAGCGAGAGTTGGGGAAGAGAAAGTTTGCTGGGCAAGATCGCGGCATCCTTCAGAGACAGATGATCGGTAAGCTGACGGCCTGGAAATCCACTATTGGCGCCAAGCCGATTTTCCTATCCAAGCCTCTAGTTTCTCGTCATGGCCGGGCTTGTCCCGGCCATCCACGTCTTTCTTGCTGCAACACTGTCAAGACGTGGATGCCCGGGACAAGCCAGGACAAGCCCGGGCATGACCGGTGCGTGATGCGCGCGCAGCGCGTTTTCAATCAGGACGACGGCTTGTCGCGGAAGTACGGCTCGACCGGGCCGTGCACCTTGATCGTCAGCGGGTTGCCGTAGCGGTCCTTGGCGCTGCCGGCGGTGACGCGCACCCAGCCTTCACTGATGCAATATTCCTCGACATTGGTTTTCTCGACGCCCTTGAAGCGGATGCCGACATCGCGCGCGAGGATATCGGCATTGTAATACGGGCTGTCCGGATCGACCGAGAGACGGTCGGGGAATTGGTCGCTCATCGCTTTGTTGGTCTCGCTCACAGCAGTGCCTCGATTTCTCTTCGTATTCCTTCGGGAGTAGCGGTCGGGGCGTAGCGCCCCACCACCCTGCCCGATCGGTCGACCAGGAATTTGGTGAAATTCCATTTGATCGACGGACCCAGCAATCCCGATTTCGCGTTCTTCAAATGGTTGAACAACGGATGCGCATGGCTGCCGTTGACGTCGATCTTGGCGAACATCGGAAACGTCACGTCATACTTGGTTTCGCAGAATGCCTCGATCTGTTTGGCGTCGCCCGGCTCCTGCCCGCCGAACTGGTTGCAGGGAAAACCAAGCACCGCAAAGCCGCGCGGCGACAGTTCGCGCTGCAATTGCTCCAGGCCCTTGTACTGCGGCGTGAATCCGCAGGCGCTCGCCGTGTTGACGATCAGGAGCACTTGACCTTCAAACCGCTTGAGCGGAACCTCCTCGCCGGCGAGCGACTGCGCCGTAAAATCATAAACGCCTGGCATCCTGTTTCTCTCGAAGTCAGCCCGCGGGATCGATCGCCGCCGACGGCGTTCCGCCGGCTTCGATCGCCTCGCCGGCAGCAAGGCATAAATCCTCGCGATAACGGCCGGAAACCAGTTGCACGCCAACGGGCACGCGTCCGACCAGTCCGGTCGAGACCGTTAGCCCGGGCAGCCCCATGAAGGGAATGGCGATCTGCGGCAATTGCGCATGCCAGACGCGCGCAAACGATGCGTCGTCCTTGCGGTCGAGCTGATCGGGGAACGGCAATTCACCGGAGACCGGCATCAGCAGCACGGCATAGTTTTCGAAGAACGCCAGCCATTCGCGCGTCAGCGTCGCGCGCCGCGTCAGCGCTTTCGACAGGTCGAACGGATGCACTTTTGCGCGGTTGCCGCGCAGGCAGGCCAGCGCGCCGGGATCGCCTTCGCGCTCGGCGGTTTCCAGCTGCGCCTCATAGCCGTCGCCGAGCCAGAGCTTTGTCTGGAGGTCGGCGGCCTCGCGCAGCGGCGGCGTGTTGGTGATTTCCTCGACGATCCAGCCCGCGCGCGCGAGCCGCTTGCCGGCATCGGCCACGGCGGCCTTCACTTCGGGGACGGGATCGAGGCCGTCAGGGTTGAGGCACATCGCGACGCGCTTTGGCATCGCCGGTCCTTCGAGCGGCGCCGGCACCCACCAGGGATCGCGATAGTCCCTCGCCGACATCGCGGCCAGCGCGATTCTGATATCGCCGATGGTGCGCGCCAACGGGCCCGAGACGGCGCTGATCTGCGGCCCGATCGGCCGTTCGGGGAGCGCCGCGTTGAACGCCGCAATGCGCCCCATCGTCGGCCGCAGACCATGCACGCCGCAGGCGTAGGCCGGATAGCGGATCGATCCCGCGATATCAGTGCCGTGCGCGATATGGCCGATGCCGGCCGCGACCGCCGCCCCCGCGCCGCCGGACGAGCCGCCCGGCGTGATGGCGGGATCGCGCGGATTCCTGGTGTCGCCATGAATGAGATTGGTGGTGAACCAGCGATAGGAGAATGCCGGGCAGTTGGTGCGACCCAGAATGACGGCGCCGGATTTGCGCAGATTGTCGATCACGGGATTATTGCTTTTAGCGATGGCGTCGCGCTGCAGTTTGAGCCCGTT
This portion of the Bradyrhizobium sp. AZCC 2262 genome encodes:
- a CDS encoding OmpA family protein is translated as MLWEKKLRGIALVLGASAPLALPMVPGRAQTAMSSGDIIEKLAVEAESDIDLAALKQQAADRIKARADAQPQKRPPIVPQLTKLPQIRFDVVFDQDSSLIRPASYQTIGSIADALTDPKLRPYRYLIVDHVESAGRRDHNLILSQRRAESVRDVLVNTFKVSPKRLQALGLGEEQLQDVNRPASPANARVQLIAIGKFEVAEPAKPAAPAAAAPKGGAAKKKKR
- a CDS encoding bestrophin-like domain yields the protein MSSTAAFLASFASILIGAAIGMGLKRFLPAGVLDGGSKEAVRLGAGFLSTLSALVIGLMIASAKNSYDSQNTNIRQLGANVVLVDQMLLKYGPETKTARTLLRELISTAASRIWEENAERNRHESTFVVSGTADRFYNAVEGLTPANEEQTSLKSRIVQATTEIGRTRVLVFTQSDNAIPVPFFIVLTFWLVVIFASFSVFAEPSPIVIASILVFAFSVSSALFLIVDLSQPFDGLMQISNHHLHMVLPKIE
- a CDS encoding GMC family oxidoreductase, producing the protein MRKSGFDAEFDVVVVGGGSAGCVLSARLTENPKVSLCVIEAGGRDRNPWIHIPMGFGKLVPNPKMNWGYETEPEPGLGGRTVIWPRGKVLGGSGSINGLVFLRGAPTDYDEWQRLGARGWSYQDVLPYFKRMEHSVDGANAWHGTGGPMTVSNIKRPSTTARAFVEACERLQYPRNPDFNGERIDGVGFAPLNVHNGWRRSTAVGYLKPNLKRKNLELMTKTRVRRILFDGSRAIGVEIERDGQIQRIGARRELVVSGGAINSPVLLLASGIGPATELTKLGIDVKCDLPGVGKNLQDHYQSSFTFKTNATDTLNEAVMNPAKSVKLAFEWLLRGSGQLSVGATEATLFAKSAPSEPVPDIQYQCLNFSTDGFKTGLHRWPGFTFIFSVCRPKSRGEITLRDAEGRTPPRIQANYLTDPDDMRIMLAAFRIARQIVAAEPFRSLVTEQIRPAPEITSDEQIADYVRKFGSTVYHPCGTCRMGEDDGAVVDSQLRVRGIDGLRVVDASVVPTMPSPNIHPATIMVAEKSSDIIARTLAN
- a CDS encoding MFS transporter, with the translated sequence MNSPSRVITFVNAAHFIDHYAMLIFAAAVIIMGPALGMAYSELLPYATPGFVAFGAGSLITGWLGDRWSRRHMMVIFFWGIGASMIAVGFVQTPLQLGAALLAIGLFASIYHPVGTAMIVSYADKLGREMGLNGVWGNLGVASSALVTGVIGQYLGWRWAFIVPGVVTILIGVAFALMVVHEDRTGTKQAAAQARVAKQDMWRVLLALLIVVIAISTTFNAITVAMPKLFAERLAGVTQSPALLGVIAAGVYVFGAMTQYTIGRLIDHYSLKTVMLPLSFMLAPFIYFAATLSNLPLIIASIGIVMGAFGQVTVNDAMVGKYTSEEWRSRAYSIRYFIGFTAAGASVGLVAWLYEKGGFVTMLQAFGALCLLVIVAAIILPQEIKVPAAQTN
- a CDS encoding AraC family transcriptional regulator, whose amino-acid sequence is MNIAEKPIAAIIGRLTSTGDGIHMIANGYRKGFRIHTHMHREAQLVYAAKGTMQVTTPKGRWLVPPDRAVWVPALSEHAIDVLADIEMRTLYFELDWLQREARSHSLDAEFVVRVSPLLHQTILALFDDRGDRERTALLLRLAMMELDQAEDSATFIPLPREPRCRRAADIVLADPTGDHEIETLAHEVGTSVRTLSRLFSSETQLSFKSWCQRARIAAAIERLSTDAGVSVKQLASDLGYASVPAFSHAFRQVTGKTPTEFAGKE
- a CDS encoding malonyl-CoA decarboxylase, translated to MANAFFSDLLSTISERGRTLLRRGEPSVARQDAAELLELCKALLSGRGEASGTAMAREVLDRYHDLDAAGRLTFFETLARDFGPDREKLSQAIESWRSQPNDSDASDLHFASEPQRQELIRRLNRAPGGTSDLVAMRADLLALMKGNKDLAALDRDVVHLLSSWFNRGFLVLRRIDWSTPANILEQIIRYEAVHEIRDWNDLRRRIDPVDRRCYAFFHPQLNDDPLIFVEVALTETIPTAIAPLLAAERQLVPVERARTAVFYSISNTQKGLGGISFGSFLIKQVVEELRRELPKLDTFITLSPVPGFMQWLKQAEDIPVSDEERTLLEALDRPDWFENAELTAQLRAVVEPLAAHYFLKARTPKGRLIDSVARFHIGNGARLEKIDWLGDLSPKGLRESAGVMVNYLYRLEDIEKNHEAYANQGEIAASGAVRKLLKTEGRRLLDMRLS
- a CDS encoding DUF418 domain-containing protein; the encoded protein is MADGVARPISPAERIDAIDVLRGVALLGVLAINVVTIFRVSIFERFLSHQPTRSPIDRAVETILMLFVDLKALALFSLLFGTGLAIQFERLAKSERRTSLLVRRLVVLLAFGLIHLCLIWNGDILTEYALAGLIVLPFLFGPRWLLALAALASLGLYLEMQVFPPSGWWPGTVALRQDIAEAHRIYPTGGFLDVLAFRLRELPLFASLHAFIFPRTIGLFLLGAFAWRTGILRKPPHHLLFSIAAACISLGAALILFEAGGYIRVGRIGTLAEPLGTILLALGYGAGIIGIANLERGKMLLGWAAPLGRMAFTNYLAQSLIFGWIFYGYGLGLFDRLSVASALAIGVAVYIGQIFFSAWWLRRYRYGPVEWLWRTLMYGVRQPMRQTA
- the serA gene encoding phosphoglycerate dehydrogenase — encoded protein: MLPSKLSLPQLSLAKDKIRVLLLEGVNDSAVQLIEAAGYSSMTRLSKALEGDALKEAIKGVHLLGIRSRTQITTDVLEAADRLIAIGCFSVGTNQVDVDAARQSGIPVFNAPFSNTRSVAELVIGEIVILLRRIVARSNAAHQGRWDKSANDSYEVRGKTLGIIGYGNIGSQLSNLAEALGMRVIFYDHTDKLRHGNTEPTASLRDLLAQSDVVTLHVPETSATHGMIGREEIAAIKPGAYFINNSRGTVVDLDALADALREGRLRGAAVDVFPVEPRSNADRFVSPLQGLENVILTPHIGGSTEEAQERIGAEVARKLVDYSDSGSTMGAVNFPQVQLPARPSGTRFIQVQRNLPGMLGRLNEVLARHSVNIAAQYYETDHDVGYVVLDADASAADGQRVLADIRALEGTIRARLLYEYKI
- a CDS encoding DUF3297 family protein, yielding MSETNKAMSDQFPDRLSVDPDSPYYNADILARDVGIRFKGVEKTNVEEYCISEGWVRVTAGSAKDRYGNPLTIKVHGPVEPYFRDKPSS
- a CDS encoding glutathione peroxidase: MPGVYDFTAQSLAGEEVPLKRFEGQVLLIVNTASACGFTPQYKGLEQLQRELSPRGFAVLGFPCNQFGGQEPGDAKQIEAFCETKYDVTFPMFAKIDVNGSHAHPLFNHLKNAKSGLLGPSIKWNFTKFLVDRSGRVVGRYAPTATPEGIRREIEALL